One window of Streptococcus troglodytae genomic DNA carries:
- a CDS encoding TetR/AcrR family transcriptional regulator, with protein MDKSKKKTDSRVIKTRRCIEETFLKLLTEVPFEKLTTTRLIKECMISKGTFYAHYLDNDLAEQLIDRELKFFENLLFQRFQNER; from the coding sequence ATGGATAAATCAAAAAAGAAAACGGACTCTCGAGTGATTAAAACTCGCCGCTGTATTGAAGAAACTTTCTTGAAGCTGTTAACCGAGGTTCCTTTTGAGAAATTAACGACGACTCGTTTGATTAAGGAGTGCATGATTAGTAAAGGGACCTTTTATGCCCATTATTTAGATAATGATTTAGCGGAGCAACTGATTGACCGAGAACTAAAATTTTTTGAAAATCTCCTCTTTCAGCGCTTTCAAAATGAGAGGTAA
- a CDS encoding YjjG family noncanonical pyrimidine nucleotidase, whose translation MNYKFLLFDLDHTLLDFEAAEDVALTQLLEEAQVPDVQTYKNFYIPMNQQLWQDLTLNKISKKELVNTRFAKLFAHFGQKVDGRTLAHRYQNFLSQQGQTLTGAETLLEKLTDEGYRIFGATNGITNIQIGRMANSNIASYFEQVFISDRIGFQKPDKAFYDYIADDIAYFDHSKALMIGDNLLADIQGGNNAGIDTVWYNPYVKTNETSIKPTYEVNDYKQLLALLIRKN comes from the coding sequence GTGAACTATAAATTTCTGCTTTTTGACCTTGATCACACGCTTTTAGATTTTGAAGCAGCGGAAGATGTGGCTTTAACACAATTATTGGAAGAGGCTCAAGTACCTGACGTTCAGACTTATAAAAATTTTTATATTCCCATGAATCAGCAGCTTTGGCAGGATTTGACCTTGAATAAAATCAGCAAAAAAGAATTGGTCAACACACGTTTTGCTAAGCTTTTCGCCCATTTTGGTCAGAAAGTGGATGGTCGTACCCTTGCACATCGTTATCAGAACTTTCTAAGTCAGCAAGGGCAGACTTTGACTGGTGCTGAGACTTTGTTAGAAAAACTAACTGATGAGGGTTATCGTATTTTTGGAGCGACCAATGGTATCACCAATATTCAGATAGGGCGTATGGCTAATTCCAACATTGCATCTTATTTTGAACAAGTGTTTATCTCAGATAGAATTGGTTTTCAAAAACCTGACAAGGCTTTTTACGATTATATTGCTGATGATATTGCTTATTTTGATCATAGCAAAGCACTGATGATTGGTGACAATCTCTTAGCTGATATTCAAGGCGGCAATAATGCGGGGATTGATACTGTTTGGTACAACCCTTATGTCAAAACCAATGAGACCAGTATAAAACCGACTTATGAAGTCAATGATTACAAACAACTTCTTGCCTTATTAATACGAAAAAACTGA
- the uvrC gene encoding excinuclease ABC subunit UvrC, whose protein sequence is MNELIKHKLELLPDSPGCYIHKDKNGTIIYVGKAKNLKNRVRSYFHGSHNTKTELLVSEIEDFEYIVTGSNTEALLLEINLIQENKPKYNIRLKDDKSYPFIKITNELYPRLLITRQVKKDGGLYFGPYPDSGAATEIKRLLDRLFPFKKCTNPANKVCFYYHLGQCKAHTICQTDQTYWDGLKEDVKNFLNGRDDKIVNELRDKMTKASELMEFERAAEYRNLIEGIGLLRTKQRVMNQDMQDRDIFGYYVDKGWMCVQVFFIRQGKLIQRDVNMFPYYNESEEDFLTYVGQFYQDKRHFIPKEIFIPRDIDETLVKAVVNTKIIKPQRGEKKQLVNLATKNARVSLQQKFDLLEKDIRKTHGAIENIGDLLNIPKPVRIEAFDNSNIQGTSPVAAMVVFVDGKPSKKDYRKFKIKTVIGPDDYASMREVIYRRYSRVMRDGLTPPDLIIIDGGQGQVNVARDVIENKLGLDIPIAGLQKNDKHQTHELLFGNPLEVVPLPRNSEEFFLLQRIQDEVHRFAITFHRQLRGKNTFSSKLDGIAGLGPKRKQLLMKHFKNLPNIQKASLDDIINCGIPKNVAKNIQESLREEEGEEK, encoded by the coding sequence ATGAACGAACTGATTAAACATAAGCTGGAATTGCTGCCAGATAGCCCTGGCTGCTACATTCACAAGGATAAAAATGGCACCATTATCTATGTTGGTAAGGCCAAAAACTTAAAAAACCGTGTGCGCAGCTATTTTCACGGCAGTCATAATACTAAGACAGAATTGCTGGTTTCGGAAATTGAGGATTTTGAATACATTGTTACTGGGTCAAATACAGAAGCTCTGCTTCTTGAGATTAATCTCATTCAGGAAAATAAACCCAAGTACAATATCAGACTTAAAGATGACAAGTCCTATCCTTTTATCAAAATTACTAATGAACTTTATCCGCGCTTGTTGATTACCCGTCAGGTAAAAAAGGACGGCGGTCTTTATTTTGGCCCTTATCCTGATTCGGGAGCCGCTACTGAAATCAAGCGGCTTTTAGATCGTCTTTTCCCCTTTAAAAAATGTACTAACCCAGCCAACAAGGTCTGTTTTTATTATCATCTCGGGCAATGTAAGGCGCATACCATTTGCCAGACCGATCAAACCTATTGGGATGGTCTAAAAGAAGATGTAAAAAACTTTCTCAATGGCAGAGACGATAAGATTGTCAATGAGCTGCGCGATAAAATGACCAAAGCTTCTGAGCTTATGGAATTTGAGCGGGCAGCTGAATACCGAAATCTCATTGAGGGCATTGGCCTATTGCGAACCAAACAGCGCGTCATGAATCAGGACATGCAGGATCGTGATATTTTTGGCTATTATGTTGATAAAGGCTGGATGTGTGTGCAGGTTTTCTTTATTCGTCAAGGCAAGCTCATTCAGCGCGATGTCAATATGTTTCCTTATTACAATGAGTCTGAGGAAGATTTTCTGACCTATGTAGGACAGTTTTATCAGGATAAACGTCACTTTATTCCAAAGGAGATTTTTATTCCTAGAGATATTGATGAAACTTTGGTTAAAGCGGTGGTCAATACCAAGATTATTAAACCGCAGCGCGGCGAGAAGAAGCAGTTAGTCAATCTGGCAACGAAAAATGCTCGTGTCAGCCTGCAGCAGAAATTTGATCTCTTGGAAAAGGATATTCGAAAAACGCATGGTGCGATTGAAAATATTGGAGATTTGCTTAATATTCCTAAGCCAGTGCGCATTGAAGCCTTTGATAATTCTAACATTCAAGGAACCAGTCCTGTTGCCGCCATGGTTGTTTTTGTGGATGGCAAGCCAAGTAAGAAGGATTATCGTAAATTTAAAATCAAAACGGTTATCGGACCTGATGACTATGCCAGCATGCGTGAGGTTATTTATCGCAGATATAGTCGTGTCATGAGAGATGGGCTGACACCACCAGATCTGATTATTATTGATGGCGGACAAGGTCAGGTTAATGTAGCGCGTGATGTCATTGAAAATAAATTAGGACTCGATATTCCTATCGCTGGTTTACAAAAAAACGATAAGCACCAAACCCATGAACTGCTCTTTGGAAATCCGCTGGAAGTGGTTCCTCTGCCTAGAAATTCAGAAGAATTCTTTCTTTTGCAGCGCATTCAAGACGAAGTACATCGCTTTGCCATTACCTTTCATAGGCAGCTGCGCGGTAAAAACACCTTCTCATCAAAGTTGGATGGTATCGCAGGACTCGGTCCAAAACGTAAACAGCTGCTGATGAAGCACTTTAAGAATCTTCCTAATATTCAAAAGGCCAGCCTAGATGATATTATCAACTGCGGCATTCCCAAAAATGTCGCAAAGAACATTCAAGAGAGCTTGCGAGAGGAAGAAGGAGAAGAAAAATAA